GTGATCCTCGGCCTCTGTTCCCTGCTCTCGTTCGGCGCGCTTGCCGCCGACGCGAAAGTGAAGAAATCGGCCACGGACATCGCCATCGGCAAGGAATGCGTGGCCTGCCACATGGATGACAACCCCGGCCTTGTCGGGGAATGGAAGAAGAGCAGCCACGCCAAGCAAAACGTCGACTGCTACGACTGCCATAAGGCTACCGAAGGCACCCCAGGCGCGTACAAGCACCGCGAGTACAAGGGCAAGCCGAACTTCATCACCACCGTCGTGAGCCCGAAAGTCTGCGCGACCTGCCATGCGAAGGAAGTGGATCAGCAGCAACCTTCGCACCATGCGCTGGGCGGCCAGATCCTGGCCTCGCTCGACAACATCATGGGTGAAGTGATCGGCGGCCCCGCCGCGGTTACCGCCGGCTGCCTGCAGTGTCACGGCAGCAAGGTGGCGCTCGACGCGAACAACCGCCCGACGCCGCAGACCTGGCCGAATACCGGCATTGGCCGCATCAACCCGGATGGCTCGCTCGGCTCCTGCTCGGCCTGCCACAGCCGCCACCGCTTCTCGGCCGCGCAGGCGCGCGAGCCGGATACCTGCGGCAAGTGCCACCTCGGCCCGGATCATCCGCAGAAGGAAATCTACGAGGAATCCAAGCACGGCATCGCCTTTGCCGCGCACAAGGAGGAGATGAACCTCAAGTCGAAGAAGTGGGTGGTCGGCAAGGACTACACCGCCGCACCGACCTGCGCGACCTGCCACATGAGCGCGACCGAGCGCCAGGAGGTCACGCACGATGTGGGCGAGCGCATCTCCTGGACGCTGCGCCCGGCCGTGTCGGTCAAGCTCAACATGGTCCGCACCGACGACAAGAAGGCCTACGACCTGCCGGCGAGCATCGCGCTGCCGCAGGTGGGCGACACCTACAAGGGTGCCAAGGTCGTCGAGGTCGTGACCTGGGAGAAGCGCCGCAAGGCCATGCAGGACGTCTGTACCGCCTGCCATACGAAGCGCCAGATCGAGGGCCACTACAAGCAGTTCGACGACGTGGTGGAGCTCTACAACGACAAGTTCGCCAAGCCGATCGCGGCGATGATGGGCGAACTGACCGCCAAGGGCTACCTGACTTCCGCGCCGTTCGACGAGAAGATCGAGTGGACCTGGTGGGAGATCTGGCACCACGAAGGTCGTCGTGCCCGCCATGGCGCCGCAATGATGGGCCCGGACTACACCTGGTGGAACGGCATCTACCAGGTTGCCCAGCGC
This region of Niveibacterium umoris genomic DNA includes:
- a CDS encoding multiheme c-type cytochrome; its protein translation is MNPRRIALAGVILGLCSLLSFGALAADAKVKKSATDIAIGKECVACHMDDNPGLVGEWKKSSHAKQNVDCYDCHKATEGTPGAYKHREYKGKPNFITTVVSPKVCATCHAKEVDQQQPSHHALGGQILASLDNIMGEVIGGPAAVTAGCLQCHGSKVALDANNRPTPQTWPNTGIGRINPDGSLGSCSACHSRHRFSAAQAREPDTCGKCHLGPDHPQKEIYEESKHGIAFAAHKEEMNLKSKKWVVGKDYTAAPTCATCHMSATERQEVTHDVGERISWTLRPAVSVKLNMVRTDDKKAYDLPASIALPQVGDTYKGAKVVEVVTWEKRRKAMQDVCTACHTKRQIEGHYKQFDDVVELYNDKFAKPIAAMMGELTAKGYLTSAPFDEKIEWTWWEIWHHEGRRARHGAAMMGPDYTWWNGIYQVAQRTYFEWIPQMREAVRKKDGNEAFADALLQKYFKPIEGHDWYFNGISKDAIEKVRQGYEDRYGKGALK